One Qiania dongpingensis genomic window carries:
- the argS gene encoding arginine--tRNA ligase produces MKKLIDLITETVEQGFEACGYEGSLGKVTLSNRPDLCEYQCNGAMAGAKLYKKAPIMIAGDVVEKLKIAPCFEEAAAVSPGFINLKLSKTFLADYLEEMDHSEKLGVAYDGDKETIVIDYGGPNVAKPLHVGHLRSAIIGESMKRLGRFLGHEVIGDVHLGDWGLQMGLIIEELKERKPELPYFDEAYTGDYPEEAPFTIGELEEIYPAASAKSKADEAFAEKAHDATFKLQRGDKGYMALWNHILNVSVSDLKKNYEKLNVTFDIWKKESDAQPYIPAMVQEMKEKGFAHESQGALVVDVKEDTDTKEIPPCILLKSDGATLYSTTDLATLVEREKLFSPDRVLYVVDKRQELHFTQVFRCAKKTGIVRPEVKLDFLGFGTMNGKDGKPFKTRDGGVMRLEYLIKEICDAVYEKIMENRTVSETEARKTAEVIGLAALKYGDLSNQASKDYMFDVDRFISFEGDTGPYILYTIVRIKSIQAKYEALPEHYTGTVRVLPAASESEKALQIEVSKVSDALLSAFSEQAPHKICQYIYDLSNAFNRFYHETKIMAEEDKERQAAYIRLLELVKRVLETCIGLLGFEAPDRM; encoded by the coding sequence ATGAAGAAACTGATTGATTTGATAACAGAGACCGTAGAGCAGGGATTTGAGGCCTGCGGATATGAGGGGTCACTGGGCAAGGTGACGCTGTCCAACCGTCCGGACCTTTGTGAATATCAGTGTAACGGCGCCATGGCCGGTGCGAAGCTCTATAAAAAGGCCCCCATCATGATCGCCGGCGATGTGGTGGAAAAGCTGAAGATCGCTCCGTGCTTCGAGGAGGCTGCCGCGGTATCTCCCGGTTTTATCAATTTAAAGCTTTCCAAAACATTTTTAGCGGATTATCTGGAGGAAATGGATCATTCGGAAAAACTAGGAGTGGCCTATGACGGTGATAAGGAGACAATCGTCATCGACTACGGCGGCCCCAATGTGGCCAAGCCTCTTCATGTGGGGCATCTCCGTTCCGCGATCATAGGTGAGAGTATGAAGCGTCTGGGCCGTTTCCTCGGCCATGAAGTCATAGGAGACGTGCATCTGGGCGACTGGGGTCTCCAGATGGGCCTGATCATCGAGGAACTGAAAGAAAGAAAACCGGAGCTTCCCTATTTTGATGAGGCGTATACGGGGGATTATCCGGAGGAGGCGCCGTTTACCATAGGAGAGCTGGAAGAGATTTATCCGGCGGCCAGCGCTAAATCCAAGGCTGACGAGGCCTTTGCGGAAAAAGCCCATGATGCGACCTTTAAGCTGCAGCGTGGCGACAAGGGATACATGGCATTGTGGAATCATATTCTGAATGTATCTGTCTCGGATCTGAAGAAGAATTACGAAAAGCTGAATGTGACCTTTGACATCTGGAAAAAAGAGAGTGATGCACAGCCTTATATCCCGGCTATGGTCCAGGAGATGAAGGAGAAGGGGTTTGCCCATGAGAGCCAGGGGGCCCTGGTGGTAGATGTCAAGGAAGATACGGACACTAAGGAAATCCCGCCCTGTATCCTTCTAAAGTCGGATGGAGCCACTCTTTATTCGACGACGGATCTGGCCACGCTGGTGGAAAGGGAGAAGCTGTTTTCTCCGGACCGTGTGCTTTACGTGGTTGACAAGAGGCAGGAGCTTCATTTCACACAGGTATTCCGCTGCGCCAAAAAGACCGGGATTGTAAGGCCTGAGGTGAAACTGGATTTCCTGGGCTTTGGCACGATGAACGGAAAAGACGGAAAGCCCTTTAAGACCAGAGACGGCGGAGTGATGAGGCTGGAATATCTGATAAAGGAAATCTGCGATGCGGTATATGAAAAAATCATGGAAAACCGCACGGTTTCAGAGACAGAGGCCAGGAAGACGGCTGAAGTCATCGGTCTGGCGGCGCTCAAGTATGGGGATCTGTCCAATCAGGCTTCAAAGGATTATATGTTTGATGTGGACAGGTTTATTTCCTTTGAAGGAGACACGGGCCCTTATATTCTGTATACCATTGTCCGGATTAAATCCATTCAGGCAAAATATGAAGCACTGCCGGAACATTATACGGGAACGGTAAGGGTGCTTCCCGCGGCTTCCGAGAGTGAGAAGGCTCTTCAGATTGAGGTGAGCAAGGTTTCTGACGCTCTGCTGTCTGCATTTTCAGAACAGGCGCCTCATAAGATCTGCCAGTATATATATGACTTATCCAATGCCTTTAACCGATTTTATCATGAAACAAAGATCATGGCGGAGGAAGACAAAGAGAGGCAGGCGGCATATATCCGGCTGCTGGAGCTTGTAAAGCGGGTACTTGAAACCTGCATCGGTCTTCTCGGCTTTGAGGCACCAGACAGAATGTAG
- a CDS encoding DEAD/DEAH box helicase: MMTFSSDTIRRKSRSAQEYEKGRELFQMGKVRFLSSESFWKGEENIKTSVADGNRVYQVSLLIKGDCIYQATCQCPAHKEYKGLCCHEAAAAFYAMEKREAEASPHVSTPPEVRRMIHTYTSREMTKLMASKMEEKIHLEPVLREKGGMLRIYLKVGISRLYLVKDMAAFSEALECDAYVEYGKQLGFYHSLEAFDDESARLAEEINRAVGEYRYLYEKLNPIRGAMMPVLRELELSPGACDSFMKALIGRTVEFETQEGSIKELKVKKENPRLFGVIRAHGRDGARISLLDEITVFYGKRRMYLIREDILYCCDKGCTAVLKEFLQAMSPRNGSRILSVEMSEKDLPSFCDYVLPRISGYVSLESMGIDLEQYHTEPLRTKFYFDSPSADEITLKAEFWYGSVKFTPFDRTRYSEVFRDQVGELIVGTLIKQYFTGRYADDSCFTVKGDEEAMFSLLDGGISEFEKHGEVYLSNAMKERRILSESRVSVGVSLQGEWLNLQVDTGGLSSSELSEILSAYRQKQTYYRLKSGDFLRLSETGFGTLAELSKGLALDDRQPLEGEIHVPRYRSLYLDKVLKDGRHIDVNRDSAFKSIVRNMNSVRESDFEVPPSLGDILREYQKHGFFWFRTLDVYGFGGILADDMGLGKTIQVIALLVDEARKNPDMKALIVCPASLIYNWESELRRFGPKLTVTVVAGSGAERAELLSVGRKPSQVYVTSYDLLRRDTALYRSMEFRFQIIDEAQYIKNHATQNARAVKRIRSVTKFALTGTPIENRLGDLWSIFDYLMPGFLYSYQKFKKEFEVPVLRDGDKAALKRLHRMIGPFLLRRYKKDVLKDLPDKLESVVYSRLGKSQRSLYAANAIKLKKELESSGDEQYQKRRIQILAELTRLRQLCCDPGLCYEDYKGGSAKLETCMELILGGAESGHKILLFSQFTSMLDILGERLSKEGIAYYKLTGQTGKEERMELVNAFNHDEVPVFLISLKAGGTGLNLTAADVVIHFDPWWNLAAQNQATDRAHRIGQKKVVSVFRLIAKDTIEEGILRLQEMKKELTDQVIENEAASFGSLSREALIKLLEEEDAGLY, from the coding sequence ATGATGACATTCTCCAGCGATACGATTCGCAGAAAATCCAGAAGTGCACAGGAATACGAGAAAGGAAGGGAGCTTTTTCAGATGGGAAAGGTTCGCTTTCTCTCCAGCGAGAGCTTTTGGAAAGGGGAAGAGAATATAAAAACATCCGTGGCGGACGGGAATAGGGTCTATCAGGTATCTCTGCTGATCAAGGGAGACTGCATTTATCAGGCAACCTGCCAATGCCCCGCCCATAAAGAATACAAAGGGCTGTGCTGCCATGAGGCGGCGGCAGCCTTTTATGCAATGGAAAAAAGGGAAGCAGAGGCCTCTCCCCATGTATCTACGCCACCAGAAGTCCGGCGGATGATCCACACGTATACCAGCCGGGAAATGACAAAGCTGATGGCTTCCAAAATGGAAGAGAAGATCCATCTGGAGCCGGTGCTCCGTGAGAAAGGCGGAATGCTCCGCATTTATCTGAAGGTTGGTATAAGCAGACTTTATCTGGTGAAGGATATGGCGGCATTTTCCGAAGCCCTGGAATGCGATGCATATGTGGAGTATGGAAAGCAGCTGGGCTTTTATCACAGCCTGGAAGCCTTTGATGATGAATCTGCCCGGCTGGCTGAGGAGATAAACAGGGCTGTAGGAGAATACCGTTATCTTTACGAGAAGCTGAACCCCATAAGAGGGGCGATGATGCCAGTGCTCCGGGAACTGGAGCTTTCACCGGGAGCCTGTGACAGCTTTATGAAAGCGCTGATAGGACGAACGGTGGAATTTGAGACACAGGAAGGAAGCATAAAAGAGCTCAAGGTAAAAAAGGAGAATCCGAGACTGTTTGGCGTCATCCGGGCGCACGGAAGGGACGGGGCCAGAATCTCCCTTCTGGATGAGATTACGGTGTTTTACGGAAAAAGAAGGATGTACCTAATACGAGAGGATATTCTATACTGCTGTGACAAGGGCTGCACTGCCGTTTTAAAGGAGTTTTTGCAGGCCATGAGTCCGAGGAATGGAAGCAGAATCCTGTCTGTGGAAATGAGTGAAAAGGATCTTCCTTCTTTTTGTGACTATGTCCTCCCGAGAATTTCAGGCTATGTCAGCCTGGAATCCATGGGCATAGATCTGGAACAGTACCATACGGAGCCTCTCAGAACGAAGTTTTACTTTGACAGTCCCTCTGCTGATGAGATTACGCTGAAGGCGGAATTCTGGTATGGCTCGGTTAAATTCACCCCTTTTGACAGAACGAGGTATTCGGAAGTGTTTCGTGACCAGGTGGGGGAACTGATAGTCGGTACTCTGATAAAGCAGTATTTTACCGGACGTTATGCCGATGACAGCTGCTTTACCGTCAAAGGGGATGAAGAAGCCATGTTCAGCCTGTTGGACGGAGGAATCTCGGAGTTTGAAAAGCATGGAGAAGTATATTTAAGTAACGCGATGAAGGAACGCAGGATACTTTCCGAGAGCAGGGTCTCAGTGGGCGTCAGCCTGCAGGGAGAGTGGCTGAATCTGCAAGTGGATACAGGCGGGCTCTCTTCTTCAGAGCTGTCGGAGATATTGTCCGCCTATCGTCAGAAACAGACCTATTACCGTTTGAAATCAGGAGATTTTCTGAGGCTGTCCGAAACCGGATTCGGAACACTGGCTGAGCTGTCAAAGGGGCTGGCCCTGGATGATCGTCAGCCGCTTGAGGGCGAAATCCATGTGCCGAGATATCGGAGCCTCTATCTGGATAAAGTGCTGAAGGACGGAAGACATATTGATGTAAACCGGGACAGCGCTTTTAAATCCATTGTCCGGAATATGAATTCCGTGAGAGAAAGTGATTTTGAAGTGCCGCCGTCCCTGGGAGATATCCTCAGAGAATATCAGAAGCACGGATTCTTCTGGTTCCGCACATTGGATGTCTATGGTTTCGGAGGCATCCTGGCGGATGATATGGGCCTCGGCAAGACAATTCAGGTCATAGCCCTTTTGGTGGATGAGGCCAGAAAAAATCCAGATATGAAGGCGCTTATCGTATGCCCGGCTTCCTTGATCTACAACTGGGAGAGTGAGCTGCGCCGGTTCGGGCCGAAGCTTACGGTGACCGTTGTGGCCGGTTCGGGAGCGGAGAGGGCGGAGCTCCTGTCCGTCGGACGGAAGCCTTCACAGGTATATGTTACTTCTTATGACCTTCTGCGAAGAGATACGGCGCTGTACCGGAGTATGGAGTTTCGTTTTCAGATTATCGATGAGGCTCAGTATATCAAAAATCATGCGACGCAGAATGCGCGGGCGGTAAAACGGATCCGGTCGGTTACCAAATTTGCTTTGACCGGAACGCCCATTGAGAACCGCCTTGGGGATCTGTGGAGCATATTTGATTATCTGATGCCTGGCTTTCTATACAGCTATCAAAAGTTTAAAAAAGAATTTGAGGTGCCTGTGCTGCGGGACGGAGATAAGGCCGCTTTGAAACGTCTGCATCGAATGATTGGCCCATTTCTTCTGAGGCGCTATAAAAAAGATGTCCTAAAGGATCTGCCGGATAAATTGGAAAGCGTAGTATATTCCCGTTTGGGAAAGAGCCAGAGAAGTTTGTATGCAGCCAATGCCATAAAGCTAAAAAAGGAGCTGGAATCCTCAGGAGATGAGCAATATCAAAAGAGGCGGATACAGATTCTGGCGGAACTAACAAGACTGAGACAGCTTTGCTGTGACCCGGGTCTTTGCTATGAAGATTATAAAGGCGGTTCGGCCAAACTGGAGACTTGTATGGAGCTGATTTTGGGCGGAGCGGAGTCAGGCCATAAGATTCTGCTGTTCTCCCAGTTTACTTCTATGCTGGATATCTTGGGAGAACGTCTTTCTAAAGAAGGAATCGCATATTATAAGCTGACGGGACAGACAGGAAAGGAGGAACGGATGGAACTTGTCAATGCGTTCAACCATGACGAGGTACCGGTATTCCTGATCTCCCTCAAAGCGGGCGGAACAGGACTTAATCTGACCGCGGCTGATGTGGTCATTCACTTTGACCCGTGGTGGAATCTGGCCGCACAGAACCAGGCCACTGACAGAGCTCACCGGATTGGACAGAAAAAGGTAGTGTCGGTGTTCCGTCTCATAGCCAAAGATACCATTGAAGAAGGAATTCTGCGGCTTCAGGAAATGAAGAAGGAGCTGACGGATCAGGTGATCGAAAA